The sequence below is a genomic window from Ficedula albicollis isolate OC2 unplaced genomic scaffold, FicAlb1.5 N00595, whole genome shotgun sequence.
NNNNNNNNNNNNNNNNNNNNNNNNNNNNNNNNNNNNNNNNNNNNNNNNNNNNNNNNNNNNNNNNNNNNNNNNNNNNNNNNNNNNNNNNNNNNNNNNNNNNNNNNNNNNNNNNNNNNNNNNNNNNNNNNNNNNNNNNNNNNNNNNNNNNNNNNNNNNNNNNNNNNNNNNNNNNNNNNNNNNNNNNNNNNNNNNNNNNNNNNNNNNNNNNNNNNNNNNNNNNNNNNNNNNNNNNNNNNNNNNNNNNNNNNNNNNNNNNNNNNNNNNNNNNNNNNNNNNNNNNNNNNNNNNNNNNNNNNNNNNNNNNNNNNNNNNNNNNNNNNNNNNNNNNNNNNNNNNNNNNNNNNNNNNNNNNNNNNNNNNNNNNNNNNNNNNNNNNNNNNNNNNNNNNNNNNNNNNNNNNNNNNNNNNNNNNNNNNNNNNNNNNNNNNNNNNNNNNNNNNNNNNNNNNNNNNNNNNNNNNNNNNNNNNNNNNNNNNNNCTCTTGTATAAACTTGTCTGACCATTCAGTGTCCAAGCATCTTGTGTTCAAAAAGACGACCTTGTGTTCAATAGAAACGATATAGCAAAAAGATTTGCCCGTCTTTataaagaaaactgtaaaaggAATTCCGAACACTGGGGCCCTGCAAAACATGTTACATCAGCTTTATTTCTGCCTCAGCTTGCCTCAGGCGAGGCATTGAAACAATTCTACCAAGGGGGGAGTTGTCTGAGTAAGGAAGCCAATGCTTCTTCCATTGCATTTAGTGACATGATGACAGATGTCAGTGCTGTCAGACATGAAACCTTACAGAACAAAGCCACCATCAATTTTCTTTTACGGGCACATGGGCGTGGTTGTGAGGATTTTGAAAGACTCTTGTATAAACTTGTCTGACCATTCAGTGTCCACCAACAACCAAGTTCAAAACCTGAGAGATTGAACAAAtccaattaaaacaaacaatGGATAGTGGTTAGACGACTTACTTGAAGGATGAAGTTTTGCCCCTTGGCTAAAGGAGCTTTGCAAAATAGGTTTATATGCATGGATTGTTGTACTGTCAATGTTAGTGATAGTGCCTTGTGCAAGTCACTGTGCACGGCAAATAATTAACAATAACGTCCAAtaacttctttcttttaaagagagagggggaaatgtgggaaatggATTTGTAGAAAGTTCTCAGGGCCTGCCAGAAGGCTCACACTGTGTGCATCTGTGTGCAAACTTGGAGATAAGAAATGCTGACTTGGAAATGCCGTGGAATAGGACAAATATTGTTGACAGAGAAATGGAGCTAGAAAGAAGTTTCAAAGGATAGCATTGCAAATAAGACTGGATACTTTGGCAAAATAGAACTATGAAAGATGCATTGTCTTGGAACGCAGGAGGGGTGATTTCAGATGATTGGCTTTAAGGCATTTGACAGTAGGATGTGACAAAAGCTGATAGGCCAAGAAAAGCTTCTCATGAATTGTAATTAGGAAATCGTTGGCTTCTGATAGTGATGGTGTGAATGATAACATCTGTCatgtggctggacagtgcccaggcagaaagggacctgggggcactgctggacagcagctggacatgagccagcagtgtgccctggtggccaagaaggccaatggcccctggcctggatcaggaatggtgtggccagcaggagcagggaggtcattcttgCCCTggactcagcactggtgaggccacaccttgagtgctgtgtccagttctggcccctcagtttaggaaggacgtTGAGACGCTCGAGCgcgtccagaggaggcaacgaggctggagaggggcttggaacacaaaccctgtgaggaacggctgagggagctgggggtgttgagcctggagaaaaggagactcaggggtgaccttctcactctctacagctccctgaaaggtggctgtgctcaggtggggttggtctctcCCTCCAGGCAACAAGTGAGAGATCCATAGGACTCTCTCAAGCTGCATCAAGAGAAAATTAGGTTGGCTagtaggaaaaagttttttatggCAAGAGTGATCAAGTAGTGGAATTGTCTGGCCAAGGAGttggtggagtcaccatccctggatgtgtttagaGAAGACTggatgtgggggggggggggggggggggggggggggggggggggggggggggggggggggggggggggggggggggggggggggggggggggggggggggggggggggggggggggggggggggggggggggggggggggggggggggggggggggggggggggggggggggggggggggggggggggggggggggggggggtcaggtggggttggtctctttctccaggcagcaactgacagaaccagaggacacagcctcgAGCTGCATCaagggaaatttaggttggatattaggaaaaatgtttttcagtgaGAGAGTGATCAAGCACTGGAATGGTCTGGCCAAGGATATgttggagtcaccatccctggctgtgtttaaaaaaagactggatcagtgccatggtttagttaAGGTGTTAGGGCAGGGGTTGGACgcaatgatcttgaaggtctcttccaacctggtgatTCTATGAATACTCCctcaaaccacaaaaaacaccaaattccaaaaaattccaaatccCCAGAAAATGAATACTCCCTCAAAtcacaaaaaacaccaaattccaaaaaattccaaatccCCAGAAAACCTCTAAtaccccccaaaaccccaagtACCATATTCCACCGCATAAAAACCTCCATACCgtaaaaaatccaaatcccaAAAACACCTAAATCCCCAactccaaaaaacccaaaacctccTCCAAAAACTCAAATccataaaaaccccaaatcccaacaaGCTGCAAATACTCATTAATCATCTATTCCCCAATTCCAggccatttttctttccaggctgACATCGAGGAGGCTCCACAGGCAACCTGCAGTGAGTTTCGGAGAAAATTTGGGGATATTGAAGCTTCAAAACtgccaaaacaaataaaaatctatcAATCTCCTGGCGCTGTGGGCCCTCATAGATCCCCTATAGGTGCCCCCTCACCACCAGCTctgttttccaccttttttcccTCTAGGCCCTCAAAGCCCCACAGGCACCggagaagcagcaggatgaaGGAAAAAGTTGGAAAATTAGTAGGAAAATATCAGGATGAGTCAAAAATCACTGGGATGAGGTACTAAAACACCTAGGACATGGTGGAAAAATagtgggaagagggaaaaagtaccaggatgagggggaaaaaatgttaaatgaggtggaaaaaaacaacaaaattaagcGGGAAAATAACAGGATGAGGGCGAAAACAAAATGAGGCAAAAACCCGAAAGAATAAGGCCCGAATGCCAAAATTTGGTGGATAACCACTGAGGTGAGGTGgtaaaacagcaaaatgctgcagaaaagcagcaggatgaggggaaaacctccaaaatctgctaaaaccccaccaaaatgaggcagaaaagcAACAAGACTTGGTGGAAAAACACTGGGATGaagcaaaaaataagaaaatgtggTGGAAAAACATcgggaggaagggaaaacagtgataagggggaaaaaaccaaaattatgtAGAAATATGACCGGATAAGACCCAAAACAGAAGAATGAGGCAGAAAACCACCAAGATGAGGGGGAAAATACCAAAGTGGAAAAAGGTAAGAAAAGAGCGGAATAAGGCCCAAAGTACCAAAATGAGGTGTAGAAACACCAGGATGAGAGGTAAAATATTGGGATAAGGCAAAAAAACCTGCCCAAAATGAAGTGGAAAACAAGGTAAAATACTGGgataagacaaaaaaacctgCCCAAAATGAAGTGGAAAACAACCTGAATGAGGACAAAAACACCAGAATGAGAGGAAATATAATGGGATGaggggaaaataacaaaatgaagtgaaaaagaaTAGAGTAAAATACAATACCCAAATGAGTTGGAAAAACACCAGGATAAGAGGGAAAATACTAGGGTATGgcaataaaaaaacctcaaaatgagttggaaaacaaccaaaataaaggggaaaacaccggagtgaggggaaaaagaatgGGATGACGGAAAAAATCCCACACTGagggggaaaacagaaaaatgaggtGGAAGAACACTGGGATGATGGGGAAAAACACTggacaaaggaagaaaaaaatccatgctcCAAAATCCTGCAAAACTGAGGTGGAAACACAGTggtaaaaagtgaaaaaaccccagaatgaGGTGGAAAACCACCAGAATTAGATGGAAAAACTCCAAAATTAggtggaaatgaaggaaaacctGGAGGATTCATGGATCAGGATAAGGATCAGGAAAGATCCCTCAGGAAATCCCGTCCGGGCACAACAGACTCAGGATCTGGGATAGGATGAGTTTATTTCCAATGGGATCCCAGAAGGATAATAAGACCCCAAATCCAACTTTCCCCTTCCCCAATTCACTCTTTCCCGGCTTTCCCTCAATCCCTCCAGCAGTGCGAGGAGCCGGGGGCATCCCAGGGCAAGAGTTTTGCTTGGATTTCTCCAGTGTGTTGTTCCCATGGAACACAATTCTGCATGGACTTTTCCAAGGGATCAATATTTTGGGAATATCCTGCTCCAAAAGGAGCACTGTAGGATTCCTGCCAGGAATCTGCTCCTTCTTCCATGGATCTGCATGTTCTTCCCCACATGCAGCTCCAGGATGAGCTTCCTTTTGGATGCACcaaggaattttgggaatttccaCTCCAGCACCTTGGAATAATCTCTGGAGTTGTTCCTTTCGCAAATTCCTGCTCCAGAATTGCAGCTGTGCTATGATTGGTTTCTTCAAACTTCATTCCTCTTCCAGAGGTGTTGCCGCTGTTCATGACGGGATCGGTCGGACACAGGATACTCTGCTGGCAGCTTCCTGTGGAATCCAGCCCTCGAGCCTGCTGGAATATGGCCTTGCAAAGCCAATCCAGATGGAAAAGCAGCGGGATTGGATGGAAAAATCATTAAATGGGATGGAAAAATACTGGGATGAGGCAGAAAAATACCCAGATGGGCTGAAAAAACACCGAGAAAGgcttgaaaaataatgaaaagggggaaaaaatactgagatGAGGCAGAAAAATACTGGGATCGGGGCAAAATATCGGGATGAAGGAAAAACTGttgggatggggaggaaaaacctcaaaatgtggcagaaaaggtacaaaaccagggaaaaatcTCAAAACGTGGCAGAAAAGGtacaaaaccagggaaaaatcTGGGGTTGGGGCGGAAAATCTGGGGATGGGGCAGAAAAACATCAGGACGAGgtggaaaactaaaaaaaccatgcaaaaaagcactgaaatgaaaagaaaaaaacactgaaatgaggCAGAAAAGCACCGAAAAACGTCCGAATTTCAGTAAGGAGGCGGCAGATCTTTCCCGTGATGCTGGCTCTGAGCTTTTCCTGCATCTGagcttttcccaaatcccaaggAGAAGTAGTCCATGGCTCTGCAGCTTACAGGAATGCAAGTCCAGATGAGGTCGGTTCTCGAGGAATTcgccagcagctgggaaatctCCGCACTGGCTGCTGACAAAAGCTTTTCACCCGTAGCAAAATTGCAAAGAAATCCCAGCGATCCTCTCTTGTAGCAATCCTTGGGGATGGGATAAACGACCTGGTGAAGATCCGGCAGCTCCAAGGTTTTCTGGAGCAGATCCTTGAGTGCGGCCATGGACAGGGGATTCATGCGGAGTCCCAGGAAGCGCAGGCGGGAGCAGCGCAGGAGCGTCGGGAGCAGCGCATCCAGGTGGGAGTCGGCCATGTAGCATTCCATGAGATCCAAATGCAACAGCGAGGATGAGGtttcctccaggagcagccgGAGCGGCTCCAGGAGGCCTTGGGAGATGTTGTTGGATTCAGGTACAGCAGCGAGGCCGAGGcttcctccaggagcagccgGAGCGGCTCCAGGAGGCCTAGGGAGATGTTGTTGCTGCTCAGATCCAACCTTTTGAGGGCCGGAGCGTGGATGCTTTGGGAGAGGAAGGCGAGGTCAGCGGGAAGGAGGTCACAGAAGGGCAATTCCAAGCTTTCCAACGGAGTCTGGAGTTCgctggcaggaggagaaaggaagaggtgAGGCCCAAGGGAAGATTGGTGGGAGCAAGGAATGTCAGGATTCCTGGAGGAAACATGGGGAACGAGAGCAGGGATTGCATCCCTTCAATTGTGGCATTGTGGGATGGGTGAGGTTGGGAAGGAGCTCCAAGAATGTTCAACCCCTGAGAATCCTGGGATTTTAAAGTGATGGGGTCATGGAATCAGGGAATAATGGAATTGCTGAGGTTGGGCAAAATCTCCGAGACCATGAGGTTCAGGCTTTTCCAGTCCTGGGATTATGGGATCATGGAGCCCGGGAATTGTGGAATTGTTGAGTTACAGGGTCTTGGAATCACAGATTTATAGAATTATGGGATCATGGGATATTAGGATAAGGGAGTCATGGAATTATAGGATAATGGAGTTGCAAGGTCATGGAACCTTTAAAGTTCGAAGAAGCCTCAGAATCATCAAAACCTAACTTTGGGAATCCTGGAATCAAGAAAttatgggatcatggaatcatggagtccTGTACTGTTAGGATAATGGGAGCATGGAAAACAGGGATCACTAAGGTTGAAAAAGCTGTCAGGGACCATTGAGCCCAAACTTTGGGAATCCTGGAATCAAGGATTGGGATAATGCAATCATTTGACTATTAGGAGTATGAATTCTGGAATCATGGGGTGACTAAGATTGGAGAAGATCTCCAAGATCCTGAAGTTCAGCCTTTGGGAATCCTGGAATTACGACATTTTGGGATCATGGAATTAGGGGATGACAGAATCATTGAATCATGAATTACTGGGATaacagaatcacggaatcatTGGGATAATGAATTCCTGGAATCAGTGGATTCTTCACGCCGGAGAAGACCCTCTAGACCTATCAAGCCCAAAGTTTGGAAATCCTGGAACcatggaattttgggatcaTGAGTTTATGCGACAATGGAAATGCTGAGTCATGCACTACGGGGATAACGGAATCATGGAAATATATGCATAATGAAATCCTGGAATCATAGGATCAGTAAGGTTgcaaaagacctccaagatccTGAAGTTCGGCCtctgagaatcacagaattctggGATCATGGAATTATGGGACAATGGAGTCACAAACTATCATGGGACAATGGAATCACAAACTATCGGAATAACAGAATCATGGGAACATTGGGATAATGAAATCCTGGAACTATGGGATCactcaggttggaaaagaccctcaAGATCCTTGAGCTCAACACTTGGAAATCCCCCTGGAGCGCAAAGGTCCCGCGCTGTGGGGAGCTTACCAGAGGATCTGGTGCAGATTCCCAGAGAGCCGGGAAAATCCCAGGTTGAGCTCCCTGAGGCTGgacagcattcccagctgctgggccaCGCAGCGGATTGTCATTGCTGTTTTCGGCGTCAGGTTGTGCACGTCCACATTGTTGTGCCCCATCTTGAGGCTGCACAGCTCCGGGAAGCGTGAGAGGTGTGGCAGGATCACCGAGAGCCCAGCCAATCCAAACTTGTTGAAGCGCAGTTCAACCCTCTGCAGACAGGACGGATCCAGAGATTCCAACAAAGTCGCAATCTCAAATGCCGAGATGTCCTCTGCTTGGAATTTGCGGCACTTGATGCGCAGCAGGCCGGTGGCTCCGGTCTGGAGCGCGTTGCACAGGATCCCGTAGGAGCATCTACTGACGCGCAGGTCAGCGTAGATGTCCACGCctggacactgcagagctgccgTGGCTGTGttggctctggagcagcctttGTCATGCTTGGATCTGCGCTTCTGAAATTCCTGTAGGTGCTCGGACATCTCCACGCAAGCCTTTGCCAAATTGTCAGTTATGCACCACAAGTTCATCCCGGTGAGAGTGTGGCAGGACTCTGACTCCGGGAGCATGCTCATGTTCAGAATGCGGAGGCTGAGAAAACAGGAACAACTCATCAGGAAAACCCACGAGGACAGATGGAGGAATTGAAGGAATGGAGGTTGTGGCCatgctggaattcccaaaacccacctggaaTTGTGGCTGGGCTCTTCCAGCTCCCGCTGGAGATGTGCCACCACACCCTGGATGACGGCCTGGACACATTTGAGGCGGGGATGAAAGAAGTCCAGCTCCAGGTGTCCCAGGAGCCGCTGGAAGTGGAGCACTGGGAAAGGCCAAGTGGCCACCAAATCCTGCAGGACCAGGAATCTTCCATCCAGGAATGCCGCTTGGAAAAGGGCGGGATAGAGATGGgggggaagggcaggaagaggGCACTGGGCGACGACTCGGCGggcacagaggaaaaggagagaatcCATGGATTCTGGAGTCTGTGAGAATTTGGTGAATTTGGGGGACCTCTGAGACAGAAATTGAGAATTAAGAATCACGCATCATGAAATGCTTTAACTAAAAGGGGGCTGACAAAACCGTGTGTTTACTGTAATTTACAGTGCTGACAAGAACAGAAGCACAGCAAGGCTACAAGGTGCGGCCAAGAGCTGGAGTGCACAGGCAGGATGCAAGGACAAAGGCACCACAGGATAAGGGAGTCCTCAGACCCCTGAAACCAGGAAAACTGGAATCAAAGTCCAGAAGAcggaaaaaggatgaaaaagagaGCACGGGCAAGGAGGCAAAGTGAAAAGTTCATCTCAGACGAAGACTATTTACTCCATCCCAAAGAACCCCATTTGAACACCCgagcaaacaaaaatgaacaatgCGCAGAAAGAAAGAGGCGTGGAGTTAATTTTATTATGAAGCAGAGACAGGCAATGAATGTGTACCAGGTGTATTGTGTAGTCCCAGTTTGTAGAGAACAAAAGGAGAGGCGCAGGTCGCCAAAGGTGTGCATGGTTTTGGAGGAGCTATGCCCCATCCACCTCAACACTGAATAAATACATACCTACTCTTACAAGTATTTTGTGGATTACAGATTGTTTTTTCCGAGCTTCCAGGATGAAGAACCACCAGGGGAGAATTCCAGGGAAACCCCGAATCCAGGGATATCCCGAAGAAAAGGGCAGCTGTGGGAGATGGGCGGTGTTGTGAGGGTACCCCCATAGCAGCTCCCTAAAAAGAGGGTCCAAGAGTACCCTCGCCCCCCACCACGgcaaccccaaaatcccccaaggATGCCAAATCCCTTCGAGAGTCTTGAAATTCCCACCGGCatcccaaaattatcctaaaGCCCCCTCAGGGATCCCCAAAACCGgcccggccgcccccccccaaaacagcGCCCCGCAATCCCAACGTTATCCCAAAGTTCCTTCAGGGATCCCCAAAACCGGCTTTGCCgcccccccccaaaacagcGCCCCGCACTCACCGCAGCCCCAACTCGCCCCCAGCCCGTACCAAAGCTGAACTTTCGTTTCTGCGCTTTGTCGCAACCACTGAGTGCACGAGACCCACCCTGGAGGCGAATTAATTGGATCTTACAGCTGTCTGTCATTGTTTCATTTAATTCTCATTGGCTCAACAGCGTCGCGAGCAAACGCTTCGCCATTCCGCCTTTTTATTGGTTGTTTTCGCTGTCAATCACTAACTCCTGCTTTCCTATTGGCCAGCGTTTGGCCGGAGGCGGCTCTGGGGTCCCCACCGTGTCTCCCTGCATCCCGGTCCCGCATCCCGATCCAAGATCTTCGATCCTGATCCCCGATCCCCGATCCCGGTTCCCGCGGCCACGGAgcggcagcaggagctgaaggtgctgctgaAGCGCTGGGAAGCGGAATTCCTGCGGGAACGGCGGCGGAaacccagccaggggctgctgaggggcCGCGGCGGGGATTTGTGAGGGGGGGAAATTCCTGAGGGGAATCCTAGGAATTGGGGAGAGGGGCTAGTTTAGCAATCCCTGCAATTGAGGGGAGCGGTTTTGGGGAATCCCcaggttgggtttggggtgctgtAGGGTCTTTGGGGTGATTTAAGGTGGTCATGTATTGGGGGGATATAAGGGAAGTCCTGGGGCTTTTCGGAGTGACCTTGAGGTCGTTTTGGCTTCTGAGGAGGTCCCTGGGTTGGTTTAGGGAATCCCTGTAATGTGGTCGGGTTTGGACTAGCGGGGTCCTGGGTCTTTTTAGGGTGTCCTTGAAGTGGTTGAGGAGGTCCGGGATGTTGTtttgggctgcagggaggagttTTGGGGTGATTTCTGGATCTCTGGCAATAGGAGGATTCGTTTAGGGGGGTCCTGAGGCTATTGGGGTGTCCTTGAGAGTGGTTTTTGTAGTGCTAGAGGGGTCGTAAGGGTGGGTTAGGGGGGGACCTGGAATGGGGGAAGCTGGTTTAGGACGTCCTGGGCGCTCAGGGGTGTCTCTAGgttgttttgggggtgtttgggaGTCCCTGGAGTCAGGGAGGGTTATTTTTGTGGGAtcctgggggtttttggggtgtcgCTGGAGTGAGCGAGTGCAATATTTGGGAGTTCCTGAGGTGTTTGAGGGGGTCGGAGAGAGTctttgggatggtttgggaatCCCTGGAATAAGGGGGATTAGTTTAAGGGGGTCCTGGGActttttggggtgtccatgtGGAGGTTCAGGGGGTCCTtgaggtggttttggggtgctggcaATAGAGGTTTTGGAGTGGTGTAGGGGgttcctgggttttttttgggtgatCTTGGAGTGGTTCAGAGAGTCCTGGAATGGTAGGGAGTTCGTT
It includes:
- the LOC101811500 gene encoding leucine-rich repeat-containing protein 14-like: MDSLLFLCARRVVAQCPLPALPPHLYPALFQAAFLDGRFLVLQDLVATWPFPVLHFQRLLGHLELDFFHPRLKCVQAVIQGVVAHLQRELEEPSHNSSLRILNMSMLPESESCHTLTGMNLWCITDNLAKACVEMSEHLQEFQKRRSKHDKGCSRANTATAALQCPGVDIYADLRVSRCSYGILCNALQTGATGLLRIKCRKFQAEDISAFEIATLLESLDPSCLQRVELRFNKFGLAGLSVILPHLSRFPELCSLKMGHNNVDVHNLTPKTAMTIRCVAQQLGMLSSLRELNLGFSRLSGNLHQILCELQTPLESLELPFCDLLPADLAFLSQSIHAPALKRLDLSSNNISQGLLEPLRLLLEETSSSLLHLDLMECYMADSHLDALLPTLLRCSRLRFLGLRMNPLSMAALKDLLQKTLELPDLHQVVYPIPKDCYKRGSLGFLCNFATGEKLLSAASAEISQLLANSSRTDLIWTCIPVSCRAMDYFSLGFGKSSDAGKAQSQHHGKDLPPPY
- the LOC101811308 gene encoding uncharacterized protein LOC101811308 encodes the protein MDFFLPLSSVFPHHPSVLPPHFSVFPLSVGFFPSSHSFSPHSGVFPFILVVFQLILRFFYCHTLVFSLLSWCFSNSFGYCILLYSFSLHFVIFPSSHYISSHSGVFVLIQVVFHFILGRFFCLIPIFYLSSWCFYTSFWYFGPYSALFLPFSTLVFSPSSWWFSASFFCFGSYPVIFLHNFGFFPLITVFPSSRCFSTTFSYFLLHPSVFPPSLVAFLPHFGGVLADFGGFPLILLLFCSILLFYHLTSVVIHQILAFGPYSFGFLPHFVFALILLFSRLILLFFSTSFNIFSPSSWYFFPLPTIFPPCPRCFSTSSQ